The following are encoded together in the Daucus carota subsp. sativus chromosome 5, DH1 v3.0, whole genome shotgun sequence genome:
- the LOC108222674 gene encoding transcription factor bHLH118 has translation MFSLKQGDELVFQIQTNNPNPDQQSIQQDLALSQASPQGGNKRLRKKPSSFGEDTSKDDERSKKIMHREIERQRRQEMGQLHGSLRSLLPLEFIKGKRSISDHMQQSVNYINHLQRSIRELNIKRDRLHKIPNYTTVISQGSGSSDFRLPSNFDNDVSVTVSPCLCGVEIIITSGFMEEQFPLSKVMQVLIQDEQLSVSTCASTRVNERLLHTIRAEAIDPMSINICELQWKLYDVLYG, from the exons ATGTTTTCTTTAAAACAAGGAGATGAGCTGGTATTCCAGATCCAGACCAACAACCCTAATCCGGACCAGCAGTCAATCCAGCAAGATCTTGCTTTGAGCCAAGCCTCACCACAGGGTGGCAATAAAAGGCTTCGTAAAAAGCCGTCAAGTTTCGGTGAAGACACTAGTAAAGATGATGAGAGAAGCAAGAAGATCATGCATAGAGAGATCGAAAGGCAAAGAAGACAAGAAATGGGTCAACTTCATG GATCACTCAGATCCTTACTTCCTCTTGAGTTTATCAAG GGAAAGCGTTCGATATCAGATCATATGCAGCAGTCTGTGAATTATATTAATCACCTTCAGAGAAGTATCAGAGAACTAAATATCAAAAGGGATAGACTCCACAAGATTCCAAATTATACCACTGTTATTAGTCAAGGGAGTGGAAGTTCAGATTTTCGTCTGCCTAGTAATTTTGATAATGATGTTTCTGTTACAGTTTCCCCGTGCTTGTGTGGTGTTGAGATCATCATTACTAGCGGATTCATGGAAGAACAATTTCCCTTATCAAAGGTGATGCAAGTACTAATTCAAGACGAGCAGCTAAGTGTTAGTACCTGTGCTTCTACTAGAGTAAATGAGCGGTTACTGCATACTATCCGTGCTGAG GCAATTGATCCGATGTCCATTAATATCTGTGAGCTGCAGTGGAAATTGTATGATGTGTTATATGGTTGA